CAGCTGTTGTATGAACACTGGTAAACTCAGCCAGATGAGGTACTTGCAAACATTCACTTTCAttccctatttttttttcctatatatTTTAACTTGCATGGCCCACTTGCCTGAGAACTGAATTCTATGCAACAAATCAGCTTCcaatcaaccaaaaaaaaagagaaacatgacAACATGCCCAAGTGCATGGATGTTTAGCTTCATGTTTTGATGTACAATTTGAGCAAAGTAACAGCATTCAGTCAGCTCAAAAACCTGAAATCATTTGGTATAGATTCAAACATTCAGTCTGCACTTGACATAGTTCAGTTTGTGTCACTTTTGCCTTACTTTACCAGCTTCcaaatactgaacaaaaacagttttagcgCCGTTAGATTAATTAAGCATCCAAATTAACACATTTGCCAGGTTCTGACTGAAAGAAATGAACTGGTTCTGTGCGTATTTTTGGAGGAATGGATGCGTGCAGAGAACGACACGCgggctacttttttttttcttaaattctACTATTCTTATTTGATCCCTCACCCAACAACAGGAGCTTATATTCCCGTAGGGATTCCTTCTCGTCCTTACGGAGCTGCCTCTCGATCTCGTTGTTGATCCTCCGAGCCTCCTTGGCTTCCGGGCTGAGGCAGCAAGCCCCCACGGAGCTGAGCGTCATTCTTCTGAGGGGTCAGGAATATGGTCCctggacaacaacaaaaaaacgccTCACCTCGCCTCAATGAGACAGACGCGCGCAGAGGTGGGGGCGGGTcggggaggggggggaaaaGTGCGGCTTGATGTCAAGCATCAAATCCGAACAGAAACTCTTCCCATGACCTGGTTTCCGAGTCTGTTTTGAGGAAGAAGTGAAGAAGTTGCGCGCTTTGAGCGAAAGAGGAAATTTGCgcaagaacttttttttttttttttcctccttcttcttcagcAGCGACTCCTTCCAGACCCCGGTGGCAGAGCTCTGCAGGGCTGGATCTTTGCTCTAAAAAGGTAAGTAAAAGGTGGGTGAGGGGGAGGAGGTTGGATGATGAGGGGAAAGTTAATCCTCCAGGGCAAAACAAAGCTTCAGCTCGCGTCTCCGTCCTCTGCGTCCAGACCTTCTCAGTCCTGGATGAGAACCAAGTGCGCACCATGTGACAGGGAGGAGgcagggaggggtggggggggggctgtgCTGTGATGGGAAACCATGTGGGCTTTATTACATTATGGGAACCGATTTCCGGTGTTAACTAGAAGGCCACGGATGCATAGGGCAGAGCAACAGGCTGACAACTTCACCTGCACACAGGAGGAAAGCAAACAGAGCCGTTCCAAACGAAATGAATCAGAACCCACTGCGAGCTGCGACACACTTTATTCATACCAAACACCCTGTGGTTACTACAGCTATGGAACAGaaactacacaaaaaaaaaaaaatccattgtctttttcagggaaggccttgcatatttcagcaagatgaCGCTAAACCAcaaactgcatccattacagcagcatgttAGAAGAGTCCAGATTCTGAACAGGACTGCCTCTCACTAATCAAACTTATGGCTCATtatgaaacataaaatccagcaaagaacagctagaatcctacatcagacaggAGTGGGACAATAATCTCCTCTAaacaacctccagcagctgctctcctcagtttctGGACATTTGGAGACTGTTAGTAAAAGAAGAGGGGACATTTCACAGGCAAACATATTACTGTCCTGTCTTCTTCAAAATGTGCTGTTTCCATCCAAGTCAAAATGACCTAACTGTACAATTtcttggtttaaacatttgatacatTTACTATGTTTGACGGTGattaaaatgtgagtttatgagatttgtaaatcattgcactccattttatttacattttgcacaacgtCCAAACTTTTTAACAATCGAGGTTGTAGATCAAATCAGGTATTGAGGCTACAATACAGCAAGTCCATTTCTACaagtggcaggaaaaaaaaaaagatgaaaataattgGTGGCCCTGAGCtgcaaaacagcattttataaaCCAAACATAAAATCAGTACAAATTAGGAAGCGAAGTTTCCAGGAAACAATATGTATACAAAACGATCCAAAACAATGCCAACTTGTTTTCTGACATTTCACAAGCTTcccatttacatttttatatacactgtttttgtcactttcgttcaatgttttttcttaGTCACTTTTCTaagtttttagtgtttaattgGTCATTTTGTTTGGCACATCAGGGCCACCGTAGAAAGGCATAGATTAGCAAAATTGTTCtcggccttttttttttttttttcccttttccaaGAAACGTTTACAAACTCCAGGCCAAACTAACCACTCACCGAACAACAgcttttatgcaaatatataCACACTATTTatacatttgtcttttaaagaaaaacctaaTGGATGTCTTTTGTCTCAGTCTGACAAACtgggacattttgtttttccacctttaAAGCGAGGCAGATTTtaggaaaatacattttgttttagttgtgatTACCATGAATACAGGAAATGCTGTACTGttgttaaactgaaaaacaaagtgcaCTAACAGTACCAGCATCACAGCTGCACTCCGAATAAAAAAACGGGTGATTTTATCATGTTTAATCCAGGTTACAATGCCAAAAAACAGACTGACTTTTAGGTCTTTTTTGGTCAGCATTAAAGATCATGTAAGGCAAAGGCCATGTTTCCATGGCGATGCAAGGAGCTGATTAGTGTTTccttcaaactgtaaaatttagttttctttttaatcgcTCCGAAATTAAGTCGTCTCTACTTCAGACCACCTCacaacaaaacacttcattgtacagttttacaggttttttCTAGATTAACCATTCCCAAACCATGCATCTTTGTTTGGAAAGTGTGcttaaaagtcaaacaaaaataaactaaatataagctaaaacttgcttttttgaagaagaagaaaaaacaaaagttacattCTGCTTGCTGTACCAAACCAAAAGATAAGGCCAAGAGCTGgctcacaacaacaaaacctaTCACACAAATGGGTTTACATCAAATCCAACATAAAACCactgactctttttttaaaagaagtttgaGTAAAACCTGTAATGTATACATAGGTGATGTAATGTGACGTTAAAGGGAAAGGGGCACTTCTACCCAAAGCAGAGGAATGTTGGCTCTGAACAAAAGGGTGCAAACAGTTCGGCAGCATGGCTTCAGGCTtctttcacttctcctcagaAGAACCGACCCGAGTACTGCCTCACgctgaaatacaaacaaaaagggaactTCAAACATTCAGAATATTAACACAACCAGGAATATGGCATTGTGTGACTTTTTTGTATgaacaaaattgtaaaaaaaaaaaaaatgcccagGTCAAgtcaaaaagaaatatttaaaaactatgaACGAGGTCCAAATTACTGAATAGTTCTCAAATTCTCAACATCCATCCTCATATGTGGATGGCACTCATTACAGATGTGAACGCTCTCAATGTGCAATGAAGACATGTGCACTCAGTGTACCTTTGGAGGTGGTTTGAAactttttaattcacatttgtttggttggttggttggcaGAACTGATGTGACGCCACAAAAGCAGCCAAATTATTACCTGGATGTCTCTCTGTTAAAAAAacgacataaataaataaataaagactctTCTGACCGGAGCTGTTTACTTCCTTTCCTCGTTACCACtaaggccctgttcagaccCGACACTAACATGTGTCTGAACCAGTCAGAACCCaagttaaggaaaaaaaaaaaaaaaggaaggaagtcTGGAAATTGTCCTGAATGCTTCCAGGAGCCCAAGATGAGATCTTTAGGGTTTAGTTTCTCAGACTCACAGCTCTAACTTCAAAAATATTCTATTAAACTTTAAGCTAAATATTATCACCCTGGTCACTATAAAGACAATATTATTAAGtgtctaaaagttaaaatgcagCCAActatttcatgtaaaaaagaaaataataatcttttgTTTGCATCTAGCAGAGGATGAGTTGAAGAGAGTAGATCCTTCAGGGGGATAATGATGATAGGAGAGTACATGCCTGTTCTGCAGTAAGTACTGGGCGTTCTGGATCTGGtcctgtgtccctgtgatggtgATGATGCGGTCCTCAGAGCCCTCTAGTGGCTCATCAATCTTGATGGAGGCCCCAGACTCGTGGCGGATCTGCTTGATCCTCTGGCCACCCTTACCGATGATGGAGCCTGCCAGCTGCAGAACCACCACCACACCAGCAAAGGGAAATTcaattaaaacacttttgttttaagaaatcAATCTTCCTGCTGACAGTAACAGTTAGGTTTTACTTGCATCTTTCGGGATGGTAACTTGTGTTGTGATGACCGGGCCTCCAATATCACCGTATGACCCTCTACCACCTAGAATGTGAGTGAACCaacttttttaacaaacctCTAATAAAGCTGCAACCAGTaaaatctttgtaaaagttttataatACGAGTTCATTTTAACATGTTAAAcgatttgtttttacagttgtGTAATCTAAAGGCTCTACAAGAACTTacacaacattattttctttctactgTGTTTAGTTTCTTGCTCTAGTCAAATCAGAGAGACAGATCCTGAAAAGTCTTGTAATAAAAGGGGCACCACGCGTAGAAAACTTTGCACAATCCATCAGAAAATATACAATAATGAGAAAAactatcaaacaaaacaaaacttgaattATACTACCCAACACTGAAGCATTTGGACcaaaaatgaggggaaaaaaggttttatcgTGTATTCTTAATAGATAATAAAACATTGTCATTTAtagaaaattatttattgttcacTTAGCCCTCTGGGGAGCGTGCATACTGTCCAACTTTACAATCTCTGCAGAATTtatggaaagaaagaaaacttacCATATCCACCTCCACTCTGCAGTTCAGGATTAAATgaaggggagggaaaaaagatttaagataaaaagcttagtcttttcacagtttttagCATGATAatgaattacaaaaatatacatGAGCATCATTTTACAATTACAATGTGGGTGAATGCAAAAATTATTGTCTGGATGTTTCTTACAGTTGCTCGTTTAGCACATTTTGCATCAGATAGTGCATTAAACTATCTAAATAGGTCATCGTTATTTTATCTGTTGAAACTTCAGTTTAGAAACAAAGTGAGTTCAATGAAACTGATCTCAGATTTAAAACTATACTTGttgatcaaaaagaaaaaaaaaaatgtatgtaaaacaGCTTTAGGAGCTCCTGTGAGGACCTCACTGGTGCTCGTAGCACCTGTTGACGCCTGCCAATCAAGTCTGAGATTTATTGTCAAGAACAGCTGCTAGAAACTGTTTGGCTTCGTGTTCTTTATTAAGCCCACTTCTATTCTATTTTGGACATATCTGTAATTTTAACAGCAAGGGACCCTTAATGTAGAACCTCAATACATAAACATGAacacatttcacatttaaagCAGGCAATGCTGTGGCTCAGATACTagaacaagaataaataaataaatctgtatctGGGAACAATACTGACTGATCTCCTTTGCATAAAGCTTTCAGATGAGTCTTAAAACTGTCACAGGTGCAATCCTGGTGCTGTTCTCACCACATTAAATCTAAGAACTATCTACTGGATTTATCATCTCCCATAACGAAGTTACTTGCAGCTAAAACCTGCGGAGAACCACTTCAGAAACTGCTTTGGTTTCGAGCTCTAGCTCAATTGCTAGCCTGGTGGATCTCTGGACTACATGCTCTGTGGAAACGGCGGAGACAACTGTTGCCAGGCAACAACAGGTCTACAAGCGTGTGCGTacacagagaaaacagcagcaatgtCAGAGCCGCTGCGCTGCACTACACTCGGAGAAGGAAATGCAATCGTATCGCGGGAAGCAGAGCTCACAGACAACCGTTACACACACTTATGAAACGGCACCGGCTGACGACGCTCACCATGCTGTCGTAACGGTCTCCTCCTCGGACTCTTCTgtcactgcaaaacaaacagcattatTTCGGCGGAGGACTTTCTGGCTCACAGAGATGATGATCTGTGATCAGACGGATATTCTGCCAGTGTGCAGATTTCCCCAACATGTGTCGCTCGgctttgaaaagaaatgaaagggaAACATTTTCACCTGGGTCTGTCATCCATGCTACTGTGATAGCTGCCGTGTGAAAACCTGTCCCCACTGCAAACAgtgacagaaaaaggaaaaccaggttgtgaaatgaaaataaataaattaaatgatttaaaacaactaGATGCTTGGgcctccctcccttccttcctcACCCTCTTGGCAGTGGCGGTGGGGGAAGCGGAAGGTTTCGCGCCCGGCTCCCCACTCGTCCGCTCCTGCTGAGCGGCGGCGGAGGACCCCGGCGGGGGCTCATGTCGTCGTAGTCCCTTCTGGAGGGAGGCAAGGGTCGGCTGCTACGAACGGGGAGCATGCGCTCGAACCCCCCCCGCATGCGGATGGGGAACCCGCCCATGGGTCTCCTGCCCCTGTCCTCGAACAACATGGTGAAGCCACCGTAGTCGTACGTCTCATCATAGAAGTTCGGGTCATAAGGCTGAGTGCGACCTTTAATTGGTgcctgcaaataaaaaaataaaaacattttaatttttaaaaacgaGTGTGACCAAAAAGTGCACACTATAATCAGATGACTAAGTAATAAACCTCCAGTCCTTTAAGCACTCCAAGTGCCTCAGATATACACTCACCCACCACTTTTGGAGGGGTACACTTTTGCCTTAATCCTTTATGGCATACATTCAACAGGGTGTTGGAAACAATCCTCAGAGATTTTGGTCCATATGGACACGACAGCGTCACACAGTTGCTGCAAATTTGTCAGCAGCACATCCTTGATGTGAATCTTTGGtcccaccacatcccaaagttTCTCAATCaaattgagatctggtgaccgCTGAGGCTGCTGGAGTCAAGTAAAACCAGCCTCAGAGCCGACAAAGTTTTTTCCAATCTTTAATtttccaattttggtgagcctgtgtgaactgtagcctcagttttctgttgttaGCTGACAGAACcgggtgtggtcttctgctgctgtaaccCATCTGCAGGTTGGACGTGTTGTTcgttcagagatggtattctggATACTTTGGTTGTAACAAGTAGTTCTTTAagctactgttgcctttcaGTGACCTCCAAacagtctgcccattctcctctgatcTCTGACATGGATTTTTTCATCCACACAAATGCCGCCCACTGGATagtttctctgtaaaccctagagatgactgtgtgtgaaaatcccagGACCAACAATCGTGCCTTGTTCAGTcactttattcctctttattCCCCATTTtgatgctcggtttgaactTCAGGAAGTTCTTTTCACCACGTCTAGATGCCTAAACCTGTCATGTGACTGGCTGATTAGCCATTCATGTTACTAAACAGTTGTAGGAGTGCACCTAATAAAGTCTGGTGTGGGTtgtggtggcaaggtttttataagataacacctgactatgttctgtctgaattccacagcctatgaggttttcaccaaatgaccatgttactcttcactgaaaccagactgaccttgcttcctgtctcctcctcacctACCGACATTCTGATATCTtagatataagctcctgtgtggactctgtaggcagagctttgattcagaggCTCCGGTGTGggctgggactctgatgttaattcttaattgtctttaaggctctctgtatgtcgtgcaTCATACATAAATcaacctgtttgagtgtttttcatctaacagtgcctggaaattgatttcttccacaacagTGTACATCCAACATATAAAATTTTAACCAATCACGAGTTTGAATTCACCTCCGAAACAAGCTCCAAGATCACTTTTATGCATTCAACGACACGTTCTGGCTTTCCTCCCACCAAGACAACTCTGTCAGTGGAGTGTGGACAGCATTCCTGAAACAACTTGATGGTAGTCTGGGTGTTCTAGTGCACagagagatggagaaaaaaaaacaaaaaaacaaacttaatca
Above is a genomic segment from Kryptolebias marmoratus isolate JLee-2015 linkage group LG14, ASM164957v2, whole genome shotgun sequence containing:
- the hnrpkl gene encoding heterogeneous nuclear ribonucleoprotein K, like, which encodes MTMEMKVEHQDEDIPFNNSDTNGKRPAEDMDEEQVFKRSRNTDEMVELRMLLQSKNAGAVIGKGGKNIKALRTDYNASVSVPDSSGPERILSVNASIDTIGDILLKIIPTLEEYQHYSGTDFDCELRLLIHQSLAGGIIGVKGAKIKELRENTQTTIKLFQECCPHSTDRVVLVGGKPERVVECIKVILELVSEAPIKGRTQPYDPNFYDETYDYGGFTMLFEDRGRRPMGGFPIRMRGGFERMLPVRSSRPLPPSRRDYDDMSPRRGPPPPLSRSGRVGSRARNLPLPPPPLPRGGDRFSHGSYHSSMDDRPSDRRVRGGDRYDSMSGGGYGGRGSYGDIGGPVITTQVTIPKDLAGSIIGKGGQRIKQIRHESGASIKIDEPLEGSEDRIITITGTQDQIQNAQYLLQNSVRQYSGRFF